The proteins below are encoded in one region of Streptomyces cyanogenus:
- a CDS encoding SSI family serine proteinase inhibitor, which yields MVSVLPGAGWRLLWASCSAVASLVPLTAVPAAAGGALPPPVRPEDGADHLTIVVRHAGARWNGRYEVTCHPAAGRHPDAAGACRVLDERTRWGRDPFAPVPPGTVCTMLYGGPATAHVTGTWAGRPVDASYDRGDGCEIGRWDQMVPLLPKLGGGPA from the coding sequence ATGGTCTCTGTGCTGCCGGGCGCCGGGTGGCGCCTTCTGTGGGCGTCGTGCTCCGCCGTCGCGTCCCTCGTCCCGCTCACCGCCGTACCCGCCGCCGCGGGCGGCGCCCTGCCGCCGCCCGTGCGGCCCGAGGACGGGGCTGATCACCTCACCATCGTCGTCCGGCACGCCGGGGCGAGGTGGAACGGGAGGTACGAGGTGACCTGCCACCCCGCCGCCGGCCGGCATCCGGACGCCGCCGGGGCCTGCCGGGTGCTCGACGAGCGCACCCGGTGGGGCCGGGACCCGTTCGCGCCGGTGCCCCCCGGCACCGTCTGCACCATGCTCTACGGCGGCCCGGCCACCGCCCACGTCACCGGGACCTGGGCCGGACGCCCGGTCGACGCCTCGTACGACCGCGGCGACGGATGCGAGATCGGCCGGTGGGACCAGATGGTGCCCCTGCTGCCGAAACTGGGCGGCGGCCCGGCGTAG
- a CDS encoding PAS domain-containing protein, with protein MSSRPSRGAARLAAILDALPDALVLVNANGTVVNANTIALEAFEAPGTALVGRGLLDLLPEFDSRLIPGSMRRPDHMDPTGRTKPTRMVARRTDGTEFPVEVTSANLENGQQAYDGYGYTGDELLMIVVRDLSGTVDTEAELARSQRQTEMILRAAAEGVVGTDTDGRIVLVNPAAAQILGYRAGELGGKELHTLVLHSRADGSPFPYEESPLADTLRSGRKHRVRGQVLWSKGDQRVPVDLTTAPVRDGDQLVGAVMTFTDRRPFDALVEEKAALEKAHAEELERLSEEHASDLTALRQQHVTEVEELREKHTEELAAGEERYASLAEREKDRYEALAGRHEQLVTLLGQSLRGPLDELRRELSALAADDAGQLWPEANQVLHHLSAGYSRITTMIDNVLGYQRLDAGSEDITRTKVMLDAVVAAGVDGAVELIGPGRVQFAVHAPPIEAEVDPQRLATALAHLVADVAGVDATGNTPVSAGGYLDNTVVVAAAQRGEVARIEVRGPYAGGDPVHQPIVRGIVRAHGGVLQTHEVPGMSGSAYVLEVPLGGGAGAVAGDAPGAVQAPDGTEGAADDSGTAEQTAGGGRRRARRASTDAFLDGDVAGAGDAGEAEAPVPTGRRRRRAAAPAEEAAVVPAEAAEGASGGTGRRRGRPAEPGGAGEDEGVAEGAVMTAAEQSAGAAASGTGLGGTVPPQGVPAPTGRRARRDSDAPQAALPPALPAAGGEPAPGAQVAVAQGGEAVAAEGTQPGGRRRRALAAAAERATAQEAGARTVFALPPAEADRAPNGAGPASGAGPASAAGPALGAAVPVAPGASASAGPNAGVPVAPGANAPAGPNAGVPVAPGAGGPSVPGVAGTAAGPRPGVVPAAGGGPLPGQVQVPAQMPVSVEGLPGDDGRHDAVPLDQAEDHTPPQPHPTSAPTGRRRRAVAQPAEAAHAVAPGTVPGQTPSQPLPAPAAPGQIPQTASVPPAPGQVPQTTPVPPAPGQAAPGIPAQGTAGQGIPVQAGHVQAGPAQAGPGQVQAGPAPVLPGAQPGAAVPGQAAVPGQGTPAQAAPAQGAAAQPAPAAPVQQPSAVPPQGSAAQPGTPPAGTPVAAPGALPLPAEAGQVPAGRQGGAQAVPSGGNPAAGAPQQWPGTGDAAGTAAPTPAPGTPLPPGDNGTAVPAAQPLPAEAVGGVPVDPDSTQGRAISVRTLGQGVPFARQAAQVQQPTATPPPHAPGGSGRRRKLGTPPDPATRPEPQPGQAARPHPQAEPAPAQPSLGGQASLGGQAPLVGQPAVAQSAPAGPVPGAQPSLGGQSRPAAGTEGAGRSYAIGAPEPDAAEGPEPLDGPGGAVEVADTPRPQPLDDELPPEPLDNPRRLLVWPAPDVTTQQALSDRGYRPVIVHSREEVDAQIAAFPAALFVDPLTGPITRTALQSLRQAAVAAEVPVLVTAGLGQATREAAYGADPAVLLKALAPRDSEQHPPRVLLIEEHAEIALALTSTLERRGMQVARAANDNDAVTLAGQFRPNLVVMDLMQVHRRRAGIVDWLRANGQLNRTPLVVYTAAVDQAELPRLASGETVLFLAERSTSAEVQTRIVDLLARVGTN; from the coding sequence GTGAGCAGCAGGCCATCCCGAGGCGCTGCTCGCCTCGCAGCCATACTCGACGCGCTGCCGGACGCGTTGGTCCTGGTCAACGCCAACGGAACCGTCGTCAACGCCAACACCATCGCGCTGGAGGCCTTCGAGGCGCCCGGCACGGCTCTCGTGGGGCGCGGGCTGCTCGATCTGCTGCCCGAGTTCGACTCCCGGCTGATCCCCGGCTCCATGCGGCGGCCCGATCACATGGACCCCACGGGACGGACCAAGCCGACCCGGATGGTCGCCCGGCGGACCGACGGGACCGAGTTCCCGGTCGAGGTCACCAGCGCGAACCTGGAGAACGGGCAGCAGGCGTACGACGGTTACGGCTACACCGGCGACGAGCTGCTGATGATCGTGGTCCGGGACCTGTCCGGGACCGTCGACACCGAGGCGGAGCTGGCCCGCTCGCAGCGGCAGACCGAGATGATCCTGCGGGCGGCCGCCGAAGGCGTCGTGGGCACCGACACCGACGGGCGGATCGTGCTCGTCAATCCGGCCGCCGCCCAGATACTGGGGTACCGGGCCGGTGAGCTGGGCGGCAAGGAGCTGCACACGCTGGTGCTGCACTCCCGTGCCGACGGCTCCCCCTTCCCGTACGAGGAGTCGCCGCTCGCCGACACCCTGCGCTCCGGGCGCAAGCACCGGGTGCGCGGGCAGGTGCTGTGGTCCAAGGGCGACCAGAGGGTGCCGGTCGATCTGACCACCGCGCCGGTGCGCGACGGGGACCAGCTCGTCGGCGCCGTGATGACCTTCACCGACCGGCGGCCGTTCGACGCCCTGGTGGAGGAGAAGGCCGCGCTGGAGAAGGCGCACGCCGAGGAGCTGGAACGGCTCTCCGAGGAGCACGCCTCCGACCTGACCGCACTGCGCCAGCAGCACGTCACCGAGGTCGAGGAGCTGCGCGAGAAGCACACGGAGGAGCTGGCGGCCGGCGAGGAGCGGTACGCCTCCCTCGCCGAGCGGGAGAAGGACCGGTACGAGGCGCTCGCCGGGCGGCACGAGCAGCTGGTCACGCTGCTCGGCCAGTCGCTGCGCGGTCCGCTGGACGAGCTGCGGCGCGAGCTGTCCGCGCTCGCCGCCGACGACGCCGGCCAGCTGTGGCCCGAGGCCAATCAGGTGCTGCACCACCTGTCCGCCGGGTACTCGCGGATCACGACCATGATCGACAACGTCCTCGGCTATCAGCGGCTGGACGCGGGCAGCGAGGACATCACCCGTACGAAGGTGATGCTGGACGCCGTCGTCGCCGCCGGTGTGGACGGGGCCGTCGAGCTGATCGGGCCGGGGCGCGTGCAGTTCGCCGTCCACGCCCCGCCCATCGAGGCCGAGGTCGACCCGCAGCGGCTCGCCACCGCCCTCGCGCACCTCGTCGCGGACGTCGCCGGGGTCGACGCCACCGGCAACACGCCCGTCTCGGCGGGCGGATACCTGGACAACACCGTCGTCGTGGCCGCCGCGCAGCGCGGCGAGGTCGCGCGTATCGAGGTGCGCGGGCCGTACGCCGGCGGGGACCCGGTGCACCAGCCGATCGTGCGCGGGATCGTGCGCGCCCACGGAGGCGTGCTGCAGACGCACGAGGTGCCGGGCATGAGCGGCAGCGCGTACGTGCTGGAGGTGCCGCTCGGCGGCGGGGCGGGCGCGGTCGCCGGCGACGCCCCGGGCGCGGTGCAGGCGCCGGACGGCACCGAGGGCGCCGCGGACGACTCCGGCACGGCCGAGCAGACCGCCGGGGGCGGTCGGCGGCGGGCCAGGCGGGCCTCCACGGACGCCTTCCTGGACGGTGACGTGGCCGGCGCGGGTGACGCCGGTGAGGCGGAGGCGCCCGTACCGACCGGGCGGCGCCGGCGGCGGGCCGCCGCGCCCGCCGAGGAGGCCGCGGTGGTTCCGGCCGAGGCCGCGGAGGGCGCGTCCGGCGGGACCGGGCGCCGCCGCGGGCGGCCCGCCGAGCCCGGCGGCGCCGGTGAGGACGAGGGCGTGGCCGAGGGTGCCGTGATGACCGCGGCCGAGCAGAGCGCGGGGGCCGCCGCCTCGGGTACGGGACTCGGTGGCACCGTGCCGCCGCAGGGCGTGCCCGCGCCCACGGGCCGGAGGGCCCGCCGTGACTCCGACGCCCCGCAGGCCGCCCTGCCCCCGGCCCTTCCCGCGGCCGGCGGCGAGCCAGCACCGGGCGCGCAGGTCGCTGTGGCGCAGGGTGGCGAGGCGGTCGCGGCCGAGGGTACGCAGCCGGGCGGACGGCGCCGGCGGGCGCTGGCCGCCGCGGCGGAGCGGGCCACGGCGCAGGAGGCCGGCGCACGTACGGTCTTCGCCCTGCCGCCGGCCGAGGCCGACCGCGCACCGAACGGCGCGGGCCCGGCGAGCGGTGCGGGCCCGGCGAGCGCCGCGGGCCCCGCCCTGGGTGCGGCCGTGCCGGTGGCGCCGGGTGCGAGTGCGTCTGCCGGGCCGAACGCAGGGGTTCCCGTGGCGCCGGGTGCGAATGCACCTGCCGGGCCGAACGCAGGGGTTCCCGTGGCGCCGGGCGCCGGTGGGCCGTCCGTTCCGGGCGTCGCGGGTACGGCTGCCGGCCCGCGCCCGGGAGTGGTTCCGGCTGCAGGTGGCGGGCCGCTGCCCGGTCAGGTGCAGGTGCCCGCGCAGATGCCGGTGTCCGTCGAGGGGCTCCCCGGTGACGACGGCCGGCACGACGCCGTACCGCTCGACCAGGCCGAGGACCACACCCCGCCGCAGCCGCATCCCACCAGCGCCCCGACCGGCCGGCGGCGCCGCGCCGTGGCCCAGCCGGCCGAGGCCGCGCACGCGGTGGCGCCGGGGACCGTACCCGGCCAGACCCCGTCGCAGCCGCTTCCGGCGCCGGCCGCCCCCGGCCAGATCCCGCAGACCGCGTCCGTACCGCCGGCTCCCGGCCAGGTCCCGCAGACCACGCCGGTACCGCCCGCCCCCGGCCAGGCGGCTCCCGGCATTCCCGCGCAGGGCACGGCAGGGCAGGGCATCCCCGTCCAGGCGGGTCACGTCCAGGCGGGTCCCGCGCAGGCAGGTCCCGGGCAGGTCCAGGCAGGCCCCGCTCCCGTGCTTCCCGGTGCGCAGCCCGGTGCCGCCGTTCCGGGCCAGGCTGCCGTACCCGGCCAGGGCACGCCGGCCCAGGCCGCGCCCGCGCAGGGCGCCGCGGCGCAGCCCGCGCCCGCCGCGCCGGTCCAGCAGCCGTCGGCCGTTCCCCCGCAGGGCTCCGCCGCACAGCCGGGCACCCCGCCCGCCGGTACCCCGGTGGCGGCCCCGGGTGCGCTGCCGTTGCCCGCCGAGGCCGGACAGGTGCCCGCGGGCCGGCAGGGCGGCGCCCAGGCCGTGCCGTCCGGCGGCAACCCGGCGGCCGGTGCCCCGCAGCAGTGGCCCGGCACCGGTGACGCCGCCGGCACCGCGGCTCCCACCCCGGCTCCCGGCACCCCGCTTCCCCCGGGGGACAACGGAACCGCCGTACCGGCCGCGCAGCCGTTGCCCGCCGAGGCCGTCGGCGGTGTGCCGGTCGACCCGGACTCGACGCAGGGCCGTGCGATCAGCGTGCGCACCCTCGGACAGGGTGTGCCGTTCGCGCGGCAGGCGGCCCAGGTGCAGCAGCCGACGGCGACTCCGCCGCCGCACGCGCCGGGCGGTTCCGGCCGGCGGCGCAAGCTGGGTACGCCCCCCGACCCGGCCACCCGCCCGGAGCCGCAGCCGGGCCAGGCGGCACGGCCGCACCCGCAGGCCGAACCGGCACCCGCGCAGCCGTCCCTCGGTGGGCAGGCCTCCCTCGGCGGACAGGCGCCGCTGGTCGGGCAGCCGGCGGTGGCGCAGTCCGCGCCGGCCGGTCCGGTGCCCGGGGCGCAGCCCTCGCTCGGGGGGCAGTCCCGGCCGGCCGCGGGCACCGAGGGGGCCGGGCGGTCGTACGCCATAGGCGCCCCGGAGCCCGACGCCGCCGAGGGGCCCGAGCCGCTCGACGGTCCCGGCGGGGCCGTGGAGGTGGCGGACACCCCGCGTCCGCAGCCGCTGGACGACGAGCTGCCCCCGGAGCCGCTGGACAACCCGCGCCGGCTGCTGGTGTGGCCCGCGCCGGACGTGACGACCCAGCAGGCACTGAGCGACCGTGGCTACCGGCCGGTGATCGTGCACTCGCGCGAGGAGGTCGACGCCCAGATCGCGGCCTTCCCCGCCGCGCTGTTCGTGGACCCGCTGACCGGGCCCATCACGCGGACCGCGCTGCAGTCGCTGCGCCAGGCCGCGGTGGCCGCCGAGGTGCCGGTGCTGGTCACGGCCGGGCTGGGGCAGGCGACGCGCGAGGCGGCGTACGGTGCCGATCCCGCGGTCCTGCTGAAGGCGCTGGCGCCGCGCGACAGCGAACAGCATCCTCCGCGCGTGCTGCTCATCGAGGAGCACGCGGAGATCGCGCTGGCGCTGACCTCGACGCTGGAGCGGCGCGGGATGCAGGTGGCGCGGGCCGCGAACGACAACGACGCGGTGACGCTGGCGGGGCAGTTCCGGCCGAACCTGGTGGTGATGGACCTGATGCAGGTGCACCGCCGGCGGGCCGGGATCGTGGACTGGCTGCGGGCGAACGGGCAGCTCAACCGCACCCCGCTGGTCGTCTACACGGCCGCCGTCGACCAGGCCGAGCTGCCCCGGCTGGCCTCGGGCGAGACGGTGCTGTTCCTCGCCGAGCGCTCCACCAGCGCCGAAGTGCAGACGCGGATCGTGGATCTGCTGGCCCGGGTCGGCACGAACTAG
- a CDS encoding TetR family transcriptional regulator — protein sequence MAAVRDPEATKARIFDAAVAEFARHGIAGARIDRIAAEAKANKQLIYAYFGNKAELFSKVLGTCMVDLAAAVPVDPDDVEGWVDRLLDYHATHPELLRLLFWEGIEYGSAELPDEPARQDHYARKVAALQDGQARGVITDAIPAGDLLILITALTNWMAVVPQMRRILSGTRDSDRDRLRASIKEAARRLVAR from the coding sequence ATGGCAGCAGTGAGGGACCCCGAGGCCACCAAGGCCCGCATCTTCGACGCGGCGGTCGCCGAGTTCGCCCGGCACGGCATCGCGGGCGCCCGCATCGACCGGATCGCCGCCGAGGCCAAGGCGAACAAGCAGCTGATCTACGCCTACTTCGGCAACAAGGCGGAGCTGTTCAGCAAGGTCCTGGGCACCTGCATGGTCGACCTGGCGGCGGCCGTACCCGTCGACCCCGACGACGTCGAGGGCTGGGTCGACCGCCTCCTCGACTACCACGCCACCCACCCCGAACTGCTGCGCCTGCTCTTCTGGGAGGGCATCGAGTACGGCAGCGCCGAACTGCCCGACGAGCCGGCCCGCCAGGACCACTACGCCCGCAAGGTCGCCGCGCTCCAGGACGGCCAGGCCCGGGGCGTCATCACGGACGCCATCCCGGCCGGCGACCTGCTGATCCTGATCACGGCGCTGACCAACTGGATGGCCGTGGTCCCGCAGATGCGGCGGATCCTCTCCGGCACGCGGGACTCCGACCGCGACCGCCTGCGGGCCTCCATCAAGGAGGCGGCCCGCAGACTGGTCGCCCGCTAG
- a CDS encoding MFS transporter — protein MPTATSTRRAPAVRTSASQRSASGTLFLLLIAVCTAVTAANIYLAAPLLPLIARDFGTVPAAVAWIASVAQLGYAAGLLFFAPLGDRVDRRPLVAWLSVATTVALLVAAVAPGTAALAAAVFVAAAATVVPQLLVPLVAALAPADRHARHVAAVIAGLFTGIVAARVLGGLAGQAFGWRWVFAGSAVLTLALGLATALVLPAERRVRQGGLFSGIAELPGLLRRSPDLWRACLRQAGMFGAWSALWTSLALLLTGPEYGLSTATAGLFGLFGLTSSAVAPLAGGLVDRFGAARVVGAAFVLAAVAVPLFWLGGQVLPALFAAAIAIHAALVASHVANQTLALTTTSTPATANTAYVVSGFAGGALASAVAGPAFGHWGWSGVCAVAGLWLVLGWTTTVRGGRR, from the coding sequence ATGCCGACAGCCACCAGCACCCGCCGGGCGCCCGCGGTCCGGACATCCGCCTCCCAGCGGTCCGCCTCCGGCACCCTCTTCCTCCTGCTCATCGCCGTCTGCACCGCCGTCACGGCCGCCAACATCTATCTCGCGGCCCCGCTGCTGCCGCTGATCGCCCGCGACTTCGGCACCGTCCCCGCGGCCGTGGCCTGGATCGCCTCGGTGGCCCAGCTCGGCTACGCGGCCGGCCTGCTCTTCTTCGCCCCCCTCGGCGACCGCGTCGACCGTCGCCCGCTGGTCGCCTGGCTCTCCGTGGCCACCACGGTTGCCCTGCTCGTCGCGGCCGTCGCCCCGGGCACCGCGGCCCTGGCGGCGGCCGTGTTCGTCGCCGCCGCGGCGACCGTCGTACCGCAGCTGCTCGTCCCGCTGGTCGCCGCGCTCGCCCCGGCCGACCGGCACGCCCGCCATGTCGCGGCCGTCATCGCCGGGCTGTTCACCGGCATCGTCGCGGCCCGCGTCCTCGGCGGGCTCGCCGGGCAGGCCTTCGGCTGGCGCTGGGTGTTCGCCGGGTCCGCCGTGCTGACCCTCGCCCTGGGGCTGGCCACCGCGCTGGTCCTGCCGGCCGAACGGCGGGTGCGGCAGGGCGGGCTGTTCTCCGGCATCGCCGAGCTGCCCGGGCTGCTGCGCCGCTCGCCCGACCTGTGGCGGGCATGCCTGCGGCAGGCGGGGATGTTCGGCGCGTGGAGCGCCCTGTGGACCTCGCTGGCACTGCTGCTGACCGGGCCGGAGTACGGCCTGTCCACCGCGACCGCCGGGCTCTTCGGCCTCTTCGGGCTCACCTCCAGCGCGGTGGCGCCGCTGGCGGGCGGGCTGGTGGACCGGTTCGGCGCGGCCCGGGTCGTCGGCGCCGCGTTCGTGCTGGCCGCCGTCGCCGTACCACTGTTCTGGCTCGGCGGGCAGGTGCTGCCGGCGCTGTTCGCCGCCGCGATCGCGATCCACGCGGCCCTGGTGGCCTCCCACGTCGCCAACCAGACCCTGGCCCTGACGACGACGTCCACACCGGCCACCGCCAACACGGCCTACGTCGTCTCCGGCTTCGCCGGCGGCGCCCTCGCCTCGGCCGTCGCAGGCCCCGCCTTCGGCCACTGGGGCTGGTCCGGGGTCTGCGCGGTGGCGGGGCTGTGGCTGGTGCTGGGCTGGACGACGACGGTTCGGGGCGGCCGACGCTGA
- a CDS encoding long-chain fatty acid--CoA ligase, with protein MLATMQDVPLLISRILTHGSRVHGSSRVTTWTGDPEPHRRTYAEIGDRAAQLAHALRDELGVTGDDRVATLMWNNAEHVEAYFAIPSMGAVLHTLNLRLPAEQLVWIVNHAADKVILVNGSLIPMLAPLLPKLPTVEHVVVTGPGDRAPLADAGPRVHEYEDLIAGRPTHYDWPELDERQAAAMCYTSGTTGDPKGVVYSHRSIYLHSMQVNMTESMGLTDEDTSLVVVPQFHVNAWGLPHATFMTGVNMLMPDRFLQPAPLAEMIEHERPSHAAAVPTIWQGLLGELTARPRDVSFLGQVTIGGAACPPSLMAAFDRLGMRVRHAWGMTETSPLGTVARPPAHAIGTDEEFAYRLTQGRFPASVEGRLTGPGGEHLPWDGESAGELEVRGPWIAGAYYNGPDAEPLRPADKFSADGWLKTGDVGTISPDGFLTLTDRAKDVIKSGGEWISSVELENALMSHPDVAEAAVVAVPDEKWGERPLATVVLRPGATADFETLRTFLAEEGRIAKWQLPERWTVIESVPKTSVGKFDKKVLRRQYADGRLDVTRL; from the coding sequence GTGCTGGCCACCATGCAGGACGTACCGCTGCTGATCTCCAGAATCCTGACCCACGGATCGAGGGTCCACGGCTCCTCACGGGTGACCACCTGGACCGGGGACCCCGAACCGCACCGGCGCACCTACGCCGAGATCGGCGACCGCGCCGCGCAGCTGGCGCACGCCCTGCGCGACGAGCTGGGGGTGACCGGCGACGACCGGGTGGCCACGCTCATGTGGAACAACGCCGAGCACGTCGAGGCGTACTTCGCCATCCCCTCCATGGGCGCCGTCCTGCACACGCTGAACCTGCGGCTGCCCGCCGAGCAGCTGGTGTGGATCGTCAACCACGCGGCCGACAAGGTCATCCTCGTCAACGGCTCCCTCATCCCGATGCTCGCGCCGCTGCTGCCGAAGCTGCCCACGGTCGAGCACGTCGTCGTGACCGGACCCGGCGACCGCGCCCCGCTGGCCGACGCCGGCCCGCGGGTGCACGAGTACGAGGACCTGATCGCGGGCCGCCCCACCCACTACGACTGGCCCGAGCTGGACGAACGCCAGGCCGCCGCCATGTGCTACACCTCCGGCACGACCGGCGACCCCAAGGGCGTGGTGTACAGCCACCGTTCGATCTACCTGCACTCGATGCAGGTCAACATGACCGAGTCGATGGGCCTGACCGACGAGGACACCTCGCTCGTCGTCGTACCGCAGTTCCACGTCAACGCCTGGGGCCTGCCGCACGCCACCTTCATGACCGGCGTCAACATGCTGATGCCGGACCGGTTCCTGCAGCCGGCCCCGCTCGCCGAGATGATCGAGCACGAGCGGCCCAGCCACGCGGCGGCCGTCCCGACCATCTGGCAGGGCCTGCTCGGCGAGCTCACCGCGCGCCCCCGCGACGTGTCCTTCCTCGGTCAGGTCACGATCGGCGGCGCGGCCTGTCCGCCCTCGCTGATGGCGGCGTTCGACCGGCTCGGCATGCGGGTGCGGCACGCCTGGGGCATGACGGAGACCTCCCCGCTGGGCACGGTGGCCCGCCCGCCGGCCCACGCGATCGGCACCGACGAGGAGTTCGCCTACCGGCTCACCCAGGGCCGCTTCCCGGCGAGCGTCGAGGGCCGCCTCACCGGCCCCGGCGGCGAACACCTGCCCTGGGACGGCGAGTCGGCGGGCGAGCTGGAGGTGCGCGGGCCGTGGATCGCCGGCGCCTACTACAACGGCCCCGACGCCGAACCGCTGCGCCCCGCCGACAAGTTCAGCGCGGACGGCTGGCTGAAGACCGGAGACGTCGGCACCATCTCCCCCGACGGCTTCCTCACCCTCACCGACCGGGCCAAGGACGTCATCAAGTCCGGCGGTGAGTGGATCTCCTCGGTGGAGCTGGAGAACGCGCTGATGTCCCACCCGGACGTCGCCGAGGCCGCCGTGGTCGCCGTACCGGACGAGAAGTGGGGCGAGCGGCCGCTGGCCACGGTCGTCCTCCGTCCGGGCGCGACCGCCGACTTCGAGACCCTGCGCACCTTCCTCGCCGAGGAGGGCCGCATCGCCAAGTGGCAGCTGCCCGAGCGCTGGACGGTCATCGAGTCGGTCCCGAAGACGAGCGTGGGCAAGTTCGACAAGAAGGTGCTCCGCAGGCAGTACGCGGACGGGCGACTGGACGTCACCCGCCTCTGA
- a CDS encoding SigE family RNA polymerase sigma factor, producing MTTPVCTSASAAAAPARQTYPSFASYVRARQPVLLRTARSLTANPSDAEDLLQTALAKTYVAWERIEDQRALDGYVRRALLNTRTSQWRKRRVDEFACDELPEPEPVPGGDDPAERQALHDAMWRAVLRLPARQRAMVVLRYYEDLSEAQTAEVLGVSVGTVKSAVSRALGKLREDPDLVPVR from the coding sequence ATGACCACACCCGTCTGCACCAGCGCCTCGGCCGCCGCCGCTCCCGCGCGGCAGACCTACCCGTCGTTCGCGTCGTACGTGCGCGCCCGCCAGCCCGTCCTGCTGCGCACCGCCCGCTCGCTGACCGCGAATCCGAGCGACGCCGAGGACCTGCTGCAGACCGCGCTCGCCAAGACCTACGTGGCCTGGGAGCGGATCGAGGACCAGCGGGCGCTCGACGGCTATGTGCGCCGGGCGCTGCTGAACACCCGCACCTCGCAGTGGCGCAAGCGCAGAGTGGACGAGTTCGCCTGTGACGAGCTGCCCGAGCCGGAGCCCGTGCCGGGCGGCGACGACCCGGCCGAACGGCAGGCACTGCACGACGCCATGTGGCGGGCGGTCCTGCGGCTGCCGGCGCGCCAGCGGGCGATGGTCGTCCTGCGGTACTACGAGGACCTCAGCGAGGCCCAGACCGCCGAGGTGCTCGGCGTGTCCGTGGGCACGGTGAAGTCGGCGGTCTCCCGAGCGCTGGGCAAACTGCGCGAGGACCCGGACCTGGTTCCGGTCCGCTGA
- a CDS encoding lipid-transfer protein: protein MSLRGRDTLGGRAAIAGIGATEFSKDSGRSELRLAVEAVRAALDDAGLSPADVDGLVTFTMDTSPEITVAQACGMGELSFFSRVHYGGGAACATVQQAALAVATGVAEVVVCYRAFNERSGRRFGAGVQHREPSAEGAALGWVLPFGLLTPASWVAMAAQRYLHAHGLTPEAFGHVAVVDRAYAATNPAAWFHGRPITLADHAASRWIAEPLRLLDCCQETDGGQAVVVTSLERARDLPRPPAVIAAAAQGAGRAQEQMTGFYRDDLTGLPEMGAVARQLWRTSGLGPDAVDVGILYDHFTPFVLMQLEEFGFCGRGEAADFVAERRLPLNTHGGQLGEAYLHGMNGIAEAVRQLRGTAVNQVPGAARTLVTAGTGVPTSGLVLTADG from the coding sequence ATGAGCCTGCGCGGTCGCGACACCCTCGGCGGACGCGCGGCGATCGCCGGCATCGGGGCCACCGAGTTCTCCAAGGACTCCGGCCGCAGCGAACTGCGCCTGGCGGTGGAGGCGGTGCGGGCCGCGCTCGACGACGCCGGGCTCTCCCCGGCCGACGTGGACGGGCTGGTGACCTTCACCATGGACACCAGCCCGGAGATCACCGTGGCCCAGGCCTGCGGGATGGGCGAGCTGTCCTTCTTCTCCCGGGTGCACTACGGCGGCGGTGCGGCCTGCGCCACCGTCCAGCAGGCGGCGCTCGCGGTGGCCACGGGCGTGGCGGAGGTCGTGGTCTGCTACCGCGCGTTCAACGAGCGGTCGGGCCGCCGGTTCGGCGCGGGCGTGCAGCACCGGGAGCCGTCGGCGGAGGGGGCGGCCCTCGGCTGGGTGCTGCCGTTCGGGCTGCTCACCCCGGCCTCCTGGGTGGCGATGGCCGCCCAGCGGTATCTGCACGCCCACGGCCTGACGCCGGAGGCGTTCGGACACGTGGCCGTGGTGGACCGGGCGTACGCGGCCACCAACCCCGCCGCCTGGTTCCACGGCCGCCCGATCACGCTCGCCGACCACGCCGCCTCCCGCTGGATCGCCGAACCGCTGCGGCTGCTGGACTGCTGCCAGGAGACCGACGGCGGGCAGGCCGTCGTCGTCACCTCCCTGGAGCGGGCCCGGGACCTGCCGCGGCCGCCCGCCGTGATCGCGGCGGCGGCCCAGGGCGCGGGCCGGGCGCAGGAGCAGATGACCGGCTTCTACCGGGACGACCTGACCGGCCTGCCGGAGATGGGCGCGGTGGCCCGGCAGCTGTGGCGCACCAGCGGACTCGGCCCGGACGCCGTCGACGTGGGCATCCTGTACGACCACTTCACCCCGTTCGTGCTGATGCAGCTGGAGGAGTTCGGCTTCTGCGGCCGGGGCGAGGCGGCGGACTTCGTGGCCGAGCGGCGGCTGCCGCTGAACACCCACGGGGGCCAGCTCGGGGAGGCGTATCTGCACGGCATGAACGGCATCGCGGAGGCGGTACGGCAGCTGCGCGGCACGGCCGTCAACCAGGTCCCGGGGGCGGCCCGCACCCTGGTGACGGCCGGCACCGGGGTACCGACATCAGGCCTGGTCCTGACGGCGGACGGCTGA
- a CDS encoding MaoC family dehydratase yields MRAGDRLPPLEIPVTRTLIVAGAIASRDYQDVHHDPELARQKGAPDVFMNILTTNGLVGRYVTDHFGPTAVLRKVAIRLGAPNHPGDTMVLTGSVEEADGNTAVVRVVGANGLGTHVTGTVTLTLPEAGS; encoded by the coding sequence GTGAGGGCCGGTGACCGGCTGCCGCCGCTGGAGATCCCGGTGACCCGCACCCTGATCGTGGCGGGCGCCATCGCCTCCCGGGACTACCAGGACGTGCACCACGACCCCGAGCTGGCCCGGCAGAAGGGCGCACCGGACGTCTTCATGAACATCCTGACCACGAACGGCCTGGTCGGCCGGTACGTCACCGACCACTTCGGCCCCACGGCGGTGCTCCGCAAGGTCGCCATCAGGCTGGGCGCGCCCAACCACCCCGGGGACACGATGGTGCTGACCGGCAGCGTCGAGGAGGCCGACGGGAACACGGCCGTCGTCCGGGTCGTCGGCGCCAACGGTCTCGGCACCCATGTGACGGGCACGGTGACGCTCACCCTCCCGGAGGCCGGGTCATGA